In Pelotomaculum isophthalicicum JI, a genomic segment contains:
- a CDS encoding RNA-guided endonuclease InsQ/TnpB family protein, with protein sequence MIRVLKTTFRTSKHELDRLFACNRESARAWNDCLSYAKEYHKTNGKWISKTDLQKLTKGRYHLHSQSIQAVQERYLDARTNAYRAKQTGYGHIHYPWRQKKNYPTWWKKDGFTIQPNGKIELSMGIHNGKREKPIIVHIHRIPPGKIKEIELVWDRKLMLAMSYDDGAKPQENPNQSIAAIDMGEIHGIAAVADIGEALLITSRKLRSVKRLRNKKLKELHQRQSHCKKDSRKWKKYTCAIARIGSKTDNQQRDILHKMSRKFATWANGHGVKTVVIGDVEGVQKNTSRCKKNNNVQKRRSRNLNQKLSQWPFGLLLAYLTYKLAALGIDLNKIDESYTTQTCPVCGRKKKPSGRIYQCHCGYTCHRDVHGAKNIYAKFKYGEIRTLDWSVEKIMYLRPAS encoded by the coding sequence CTAGACAGATTGTTTGCCTGCAACCGCGAATCAGCAAGAGCATGGAATGACTGCCTTAGCTATGCCAAGGAATACCACAAAACCAACGGAAAATGGATTAGTAAAACCGACTTACAGAAACTTACCAAGGGCCGGTATCATCTGCACAGCCAGAGTATCCAAGCCGTACAGGAACGCTACCTGGATGCCCGAACCAATGCCTATAGGGCCAAACAAACCGGATATGGGCATATACACTATCCATGGCGGCAGAAAAAGAATTACCCGACATGGTGGAAAAAAGACGGTTTTACCATTCAGCCTAACGGCAAGATCGAGCTATCAATGGGTATCCATAACGGCAAACGGGAGAAACCCATCATTGTGCACATCCACCGCATCCCGCCTGGAAAAATAAAAGAAATTGAACTTGTTTGGGATCGCAAGCTAATGTTGGCAATGAGCTATGACGATGGTGCTAAGCCCCAAGAAAACCCAAATCAAAGTATTGCCGCCATCGATATGGGCGAGATTCATGGGATTGCCGCTGTAGCTGACATAGGAGAAGCATTGCTCATCACATCCCGGAAACTGCGCAGCGTCAAACGGCTTCGCAATAAAAAACTCAAAGAACTGCACCAAAGACAGAGCCATTGTAAAAAAGACAGCCGGAAGTGGAAGAAATACACATGTGCTATTGCTCGCATTGGCAGCAAGACAGACAATCAACAGAGGGACATATTGCACAAGATGAGCCGCAAATTTGCTACCTGGGCCAACGGTCATGGCGTCAAAACAGTCGTCATCGGCGACGTGGAAGGTGTACAAAAAAACACATCCAGATGTAAGAAAAACAACAATGTGCAGAAGCGTCGTTCTCGCAACTTAAACCAAAAACTGAGCCAATGGCCGTTTGGGTTGTTACTGGCATATCTTACATACAAGCTGGCAGCCCTTGGCATCGACCTGAATAAGATTGATGAGAGTTACACAACACAGACATGCCCTGTCTGTGGCCGCAAGAAGAAGCCTTCCGGTAGGATATATCAGTGCCATTGCGGTTACACTTGCCATCGGGATGTGCATGGTGCAAAGAATATCTACGCTAAGTTTAAATACGGCGAAATTCGCACACTCGATTGGAGCGTCGAAAAAATCATGTATCTACGGCCTGCTTCGTGA
- a CDS encoding sensor histidine kinase, with product MVKEKRADPDALLASLTDDKQGKLTVFLGAAAGVGKTYDMLGAALERLAEGVDVVIGWVETHGRVETENLLKSLPAVPPRRLQYRGKEFSEMDLDALLTRRPQLALVDELAHTNVPGSRHTRRYQDVEELLAAGINVYTTLNIQHLETLNDIVAQVTGVTVRETVPDRILEKAAQIHLVDIPAEELIQRLKEGKVYVPGQAEHALRKFFRPGNINALRELALRYTAKIVDRQVESYMRVHGIPGPWPTGERIMVCISPSPFSAQLIRTARRMAEGLKAEWLAVNVETPRRLPASEAEKDRLSRNKRLAEELGAETISLTGNDVAEELLELARKRNVSQIVIGKPLHSRFWDWMNGSIVDRVIRHSQGISIHVLPGKAKQEQEKVTAKTERRPFPVYPYAGSLLIMLLVTAVAGLASSYLTLVNIAMIYLLPVLMSAVRWGTGPAVTAAAAGALIFDYFFVPPTHSFTVGDLRYLISFSIFLLVALLTGTLSARLRQQITNARQRETRTAALYALSREIAAVAELRQVLESVARKVAESVEGQVVVLLPDKDGKLEQQACSSNQEGSFLNESERAAATWAFEHGEVTGRGTDNLGGVNGLYLPLRTEQSTRGVLGIKIESVEKYLQPEQRRLLEAFAGLAAVAIARVQLIEQAREAHLLAESERLRVALFDSLSHDLRTPLASIIGAVTGLLEHENIYSPAARHDLLQTIQQGATRMNRFVGNLLDMARLESGMLKLNKEWCDIQDIIGVAVSHVGEPLNSRPLKIELQPDLPLVKADYVLLEQVMVNLLDNALKYSDAGSEIAIDARESDQNVIISVTDRGPNIPPEDLERIFDKFYRLHSPRQVSGTGLGLAISKGFIEAHGGSIGASNNPAGGVVITIILPSDADGQEETLDAGKGDNNG from the coding sequence ATGGTGAAAGAAAAGCGTGCCGACCCCGACGCCCTACTGGCCAGCTTGACTGATGACAAGCAGGGGAAGCTGACTGTGTTTCTCGGCGCGGCGGCCGGAGTGGGAAAGACTTACGATATGCTGGGAGCCGCCCTGGAACGGCTGGCCGAAGGTGTGGATGTGGTGATCGGCTGGGTGGAGACGCACGGTAGGGTAGAAACTGAGAACCTTTTGAAAAGCCTTCCGGCTGTTCCGCCCCGCCGCCTGCAATACCGGGGCAAAGAGTTTAGCGAAATGGACCTGGACGCTCTGCTGACCCGGCGTCCGCAACTGGCTCTTGTCGACGAGCTGGCCCACACAAATGTACCCGGTTCCCGGCACACCCGGCGCTACCAGGATGTCGAGGAATTACTGGCAGCCGGCATTAACGTTTATACCACGTTAAATATACAGCATCTTGAAACGTTAAATGACATTGTGGCACAAGTGACCGGTGTGACAGTGCGGGAAACCGTGCCCGACAGGATCCTGGAAAAGGCCGCTCAAATACATCTGGTTGACATTCCAGCGGAGGAGTTAATCCAGCGGTTAAAGGAAGGCAAGGTTTATGTGCCTGGCCAGGCTGAACACGCTTTGCGGAAATTTTTCCGCCCGGGAAATATCAACGCCCTGCGTGAACTGGCCTTGCGCTACACCGCGAAAATAGTGGACCGTCAGGTCGAATCCTACATGCGGGTGCACGGTATCCCGGGGCCCTGGCCTACCGGGGAGCGGATCATGGTATGTATCAGTCCGAGCCCCTTTTCGGCCCAGTTAATCCGCACCGCCAGGCGCATGGCTGAAGGTTTAAAGGCCGAATGGCTGGCCGTCAACGTGGAAACACCCCGGCGGCTACCCGCGAGTGAGGCGGAAAAGGACCGCCTATCAAGAAACAAGCGCCTTGCCGAGGAACTCGGGGCAGAAACCATCAGCTTGACTGGTAATGACGTGGCGGAAGAACTCCTGGAACTGGCCAGAAAGCGAAATGTGTCTCAAATTGTTATTGGAAAACCATTGCATAGCAGATTTTGGGATTGGATGAATGGGTCAATAGTGGACAGGGTCATTCGCCACAGCCAGGGTATCAGTATTCACGTTCTTCCGGGAAAAGCGAAACAAGAACAGGAAAAGGTAACGGCCAAAACGGAACGGCGGCCTTTCCCGGTGTATCCCTACGCGGGGTCATTGTTGATTATGCTTCTCGTTACCGCCGTGGCGGGCCTGGCGTCCTCTTATCTCACGCTTGTCAACATCGCCATGATTTATCTTCTGCCTGTACTCATGAGCGCCGTCAGGTGGGGCACGGGGCCGGCAGTGACTGCGGCGGCTGCAGGCGCTTTAATTTTTGACTATTTTTTCGTGCCACCTACCCACAGCTTTACGGTAGGTGATTTACGTTACCTGATTAGTTTTTCAATATTCCTTTTGGTGGCGCTGCTCACCGGAACTCTTTCCGCCCGGCTGCGGCAGCAGATAACCAACGCCAGACAGCGGGAAACCAGGACGGCGGCGCTGTATGCTTTGAGCCGTGAAATTGCCGCGGTGGCTGAACTTCGGCAGGTTTTAGAGAGTGTGGCCCGTAAAGTCGCCGAGTCGGTGGAAGGCCAGGTGGTTGTGCTGCTGCCTGATAAAGACGGAAAGCTTGAACAGCAAGCTTGCTCAAGTAATCAAGAGGGAAGTTTTTTAAATGAAAGTGAGCGGGCGGCGGCAACCTGGGCTTTTGAACACGGTGAAGTGACCGGCAGAGGCACGGACAATCTAGGTGGCGTAAACGGGTTATATTTACCTTTGCGAACAGAACAGAGTACAAGAGGTGTTCTGGGGATAAAAATAGAAAGCGTTGAGAAGTATCTGCAGCCGGAACAACGGCGTTTATTGGAAGCTTTTGCCGGTTTAGCGGCAGTGGCTATCGCCAGAGTCCAATTGATTGAACAGGCCAGGGAAGCACATTTGCTGGCTGAATCGGAACGCCTGCGGGTTGCCCTGTTTGATTCCCTGTCCCACGATTTGCGTACTCCACTGGCTTCAATTATCGGCGCGGTGACAGGACTGCTGGAACACGAAAATATATACAGCCCCGCCGCCCGCCATGACCTCCTGCAGACCATTCAGCAGGGCGCCACGCGCATGAACAGGTTTGTAGGCAATCTTTTAGACATGGCCCGGCTGGAAAGCGGCATGCTCAAGTTAAACAAAGAATGGTGCGATATTCAAGATATTATCGGCGTGGCGGTAAGCCATGTGGGTGAACCGCTGAACAGCCGTCCCTTAAAAATTGAACTGCAACCGGACCTGCCGCTGGTGAAGGCTGATTATGTTTTGCTTGAGCAGGTCATGGTTAATCTATTGGATAATGCGCTGAAGTATTCGGATGCGGGAAGTGAAATCGCTATTGACGCCCGTGAATCTGATCAGAATGTGATCATATCAGTGACTGACCGCGGACCCAATATTCCTCCCGAAGATCTGGAGAGGATTTTTGATAAATTCTACCGGCTCCATTCACCCCGCCAAGTAAGCGGGACCGGATTGGGGCTGGCCATCAGCAAAGGTTTTATTGAGGCTCATGGCGGAAGTATCGGGGCTTCCAATAACCCCGCCGGAGGAGTAGTCATTACGATCATTTTGCCTTCAGACGCTGATGGGCAAGAAGAAACGCTTGATGCGGGAAAAGGTGATAACAATGGATAA
- a CDS encoding DUF1294 domain-containing protein, producing MLIYLLLINTTGLIAVWYDKVLAKKGKYRIPESRLFLIALAGGAFGVFMGMQLFKHKTQHLRFTIGIPVIIIGQIILFRTFR from the coding sequence TTGCTAATTTATCTGTTGCTTATTAATACGACTGGGTTGATTGCCGTATGGTATGATAAAGTTTTGGCTAAAAAAGGCAAATACAGAATTCCTGAGAGCAGGCTCTTTTTGATTGCCCTGGCCGGCGGCGCCTTTGGCGTATTTATGGGAATGCAGTTATTTAAACATAAAACACAGCATTTAAGGTTTACCATCGGCATCCCTGTAATAATAATTGGGCAGATTATTTTGTTTAGAACTTTTCGTTAG
- a CDS encoding response regulator has product MDNRSGTRILVIDDEKQIRRLLKVTLSEHDYEVEEAVDGREGINKVLYCKPDLIILDLGLPDLDGIEVVKKLREWSGTPIIIISVREQENDKIAALDAGADDYVTKPFGMGELLARIRAAMRHASGAGDEPVMNFDELAVDIAHRRVTVGEKEIKLTPTEYEILKNLAVCAGKVLTHKQLLRAVWGPAYQNDAQYLRVYVGQLRRKIEVDPSRPRHIITEPGVGYRLL; this is encoded by the coding sequence ATGGATAATAGAAGCGGAACGCGCATCCTTGTTATTGACGACGAAAAGCAGATTCGCCGGCTTTTAAAGGTAACTTTGTCCGAACACGATTATGAAGTTGAAGAGGCCGTCGACGGGCGGGAAGGGATAAATAAGGTTTTATACTGTAAGCCGGATTTGATTATCCTGGATTTAGGCTTGCCAGACTTGGACGGCATCGAAGTGGTAAAAAAATTGCGTGAATGGTCTGGCACTCCAATTATTATCATATCTGTACGGGAGCAGGAAAATGACAAAATAGCAGCGCTTGACGCCGGGGCGGATGACTATGTAACCAAACCTTTCGGCATGGGTGAACTGCTGGCTAGAATCAGGGCGGCCATGCGACATGCGTCGGGCGCCGGTGATGAACCGGTAATGAATTTTGACGAATTGGCCGTTGATATAGCCCACCGCCGGGTTACTGTCGGGGAAAAAGAAATCAAACTGACGCCGACGGAATATGAAATATTAAAAAATTTAGCTGTTTGCGCCGGCAAAGTGCTTACCCATAAACAGTTGCTGCGTGCTGTTTGGGGTCCCGCTTATCAAAATGATGCTCAGTATTTAAGAGTTTATGTTGGACAGTTGCGCAGAAAAATTGAAGTTGACCCTTCACGCCCGCGTCATATTATCACCGAGCCAGGTGTGGGATACAGGTTGTTATAG
- a CDS encoding potassium-transporting ATPase subunit C, producing the protein MTGIVYPLTVTGLAQVFFPHQANGSVIYHDGEPVGSALIGQNFMQPEYFHGYIG; encoded by the coding sequence TTGACAGGGATCGTCTACCCTTTAACGGTTACCGGCCTGGCTCAAGTTTTTTTTCCTCACCAGGCTAACGGATCTGTGATTTACCATGATGGCGAGCCGGTAGGCTCGGCTTTGATCGGGCAGAATTTCATGCAACCGGAATATTTTCATGGGTATATTGGGTGA